The Desulfurispora thermophila DSM 16022 genome contains a region encoding:
- a CDS encoding ImmA/IrrE family metallo-endopeptidase — MKKMKRIPDEPREMWVIKKAREFIRKAGICWLPVNPIDVAHKFGWHVLTTGQVAKMSGVPRSKILAGLDSDLYYWLGGGKYKIIYNERAYLLRIPYSIAHEIGHIVLNHLEDFKQTRLSRGGLTDAEYWVLEREAEIFAAELLMPMPILRALQINKPADIMRVCKVSKSTANLRSIEIRRSFRAGDFDDDHWMQKQFELFLQQVPVCTNCIGERFIGPEKRLQEVVHIKQKLPYVGTDNNGRFLSCPNCGNTKISEHASYCRMCGTHLYNTCTNEPDNQWPSKCGKVNPGDARYCEYCGNPTRLLELGLLMTWEEVVQEYAKVEAGLEPAPVAEHFSDDDLPF; from the coding sequence ATGAAGAAAATGAAAAGGATACCTGACGAACCACGTGAGATGTGGGTCATCAAAAAGGCGCGGGAATTTATACGGAAAGCTGGTATCTGCTGGCTACCGGTAAATCCTATAGACGTAGCTCATAAGTTCGGCTGGCATGTACTCACTACTGGACAGGTAGCAAAAATGTCGGGAGTACCGCGGTCAAAAATACTTGCCGGTCTGGACAGTGACCTATATTACTGGTTAGGTGGTGGCAAGTACAAAATTATCTACAATGAGCGAGCATATTTATTGCGCATTCCATACAGCATTGCCCACGAAATTGGTCACATCGTACTTAACCATTTGGAGGATTTTAAGCAGACCCGCCTTTCGCGCGGTGGTCTGACTGATGCAGAATACTGGGTTCTAGAGCGAGAAGCGGAGATTTTTGCAGCAGAACTACTAATGCCTATGCCTATACTGCGGGCTCTACAGATAAACAAACCCGCAGATATAATGCGGGTTTGCAAGGTCTCCAAATCTACGGCTAATCTTAGGAGTATTGAGATACGACGCAGTTTCAGAGCAGGGGATTTTGACGATGATCATTGGATGCAGAAGCAGTTTGAGCTTTTTTTGCAACAGGTACCGGTATGTACAAACTGTATTGGTGAGCGGTTTATTGGGCCTGAAAAACGATTGCAGGAGGTGGTACATATTAAACAAAAATTGCCTTATGTAGGGACTGATAATAATGGTAGGTTTCTGTCCTGTCCAAACTGCGGCAACACAAAGATATCGGAACATGCTTCCTATTGCCGAATGTGTGGTACACACCTGTATAACACATGTACAAATGAACCGGATAATCAATGGCCATCAAAATGTGGAAAGGTAAACCCCGGTGATGCCCGGTACTGTGAGTATTGTGGTAACCCGACTAGATTGCTGGAGCTTGGGCTACTGATGACGTGGGAGGAAGTAGTGCAAGAATACGCAAAGGTAGAAGCAGGTCTTGAGCCCGCTCCAGTAGCAGAGCATTTTTCAGATGATGATCTGCCTTTTTGA
- a CDS encoding helix-turn-helix domain-containing protein, protein MHTHPTALRCRKQAIELDRTRRFTRSEIALRCQISRTTLYKILHRFEEEGEAGLYDKEKRPGIKPNQTPPDIEEAVLDFVQRYPAYGPKRISSELRRSENGGIVIGETAVYGILKRHGLNTIKARMKWLDSMTPEAEKTAWELDREASKKQHVHAPHPGYLMSQDGKCIGRLAGIGRV, encoded by the coding sequence TTGCATACTCATCCTACCGCATTACGGTGCAGAAAGCAAGCCATAGAACTAGATAGAACCAGGAGATTTACGAGAAGCGAAATAGCTTTAAGGTGTCAAATATCCAGAACAACCCTTTACAAGATTCTACATCGCTTTGAAGAAGAAGGAGAAGCCGGCCTTTATGACAAAGAAAAGCGCCCCGGGATTAAACCCAACCAGACACCACCAGATATAGAAGAGGCGGTTCTTGATTTTGTACAGCGGTATCCAGCCTATGGTCCTAAAAGGATTAGCAGTGAACTGCGGAGGTCGGAAAATGGGGGCATTGTAATAGGAGAAACCGCTGTTTATGGTATTCTTAAACGACATGGACTGAACACAATCAAGGCACGCATGAAATGGCTTGATTCCATGACCCCTGAGGCAGAAAAGACCGCCTGGGAGTTGGACAGGGAAGCCAGTAAGAAGCAGCATGTTCATGCTCCACATCCCGGATATCTGATGAGCCAGGATGGAAAATGCATTGGCAGGCTGGCCGGGATAGGCAGAGTATAA
- a CDS encoding helix-turn-helix domain-containing protein, translated as MLGKQIKHYRKQKNWSQEHLASVAGLKQVIISRIERGIRNVTADELQKLAHALGVSVTDLLEDDRARAASE; from the coding sequence ATGTTAGGCAAACAAATCAAGCACTACCGAAAGCAAAAGAATTGGTCACAAGAACACTTGGCTAGCGTAGCCGGGTTAAAACAGGTAATTATCAGCCGTATTGAAAGAGGAATAAGAAATGTGACGGCTGATGAACTCCAAAAACTTGCCCACGCCCTGGGCGTATCTGTGACCGACCTGTTGGAGGATGACCGAGCCAGAGCTGCCAGTGAATAG
- a CDS encoding helix-turn-helix domain-containing protein → MRFGKGISAKRLAEILGVSKAMVSHYESGRYKPSAKVIIRLERFFGIPAGELLAESDAEEDYRRLGSSERPTR, encoded by the coding sequence GTGCGGTTCGGTAAAGGAATATCCGCAAAAAGATTAGCAGAGATACTTGGTGTTAGTAAGGCAATGGTAAGTCATTATGAAAGCGGGCGATATAAGCCTTCAGCTAAAGTAATTATTCGGCTGGAGCGCTTCTTCGGCATTCCGGCCGGTGAGTTGCTGGCCGAGAGTGATGCGGAAGAAGACTACCGCCGCCTGGGGTCGTCGGAGCGGCCCACCAGGTAG
- a CDS encoding RRXRR domain-containing protein gives MKIPVVHLDGTPLMPCSPAKARKLLRAGAAQKKWTRAGVFYIQLTTPTGKNTQPLIMGIDPGAKYDGICIASRRQMQISGMLVVKNRIAKKMEQRRNMRRARRWRNCRRRPERFNNRTRPEGWLPPSIKARVDTRIALIDSLLSIYPVTEFAVEDTRIDGNKLKNKDGRQYLTWVMTGKTRLYNHLKEKGGLTLYLPEQTVRAREVCGLIKTPGKGELVFTSQAVDALALCWLKAGTENLSVISFMAWRRPEISRRQLHRFEPEKGGKRKPYGGSRVLGIRKNTVVWYRGKLYRTGGTTKGRLSLHSYIDRKKLLTPKGQLYKSIGDDDTVYFDCMPEVARKTLINSTKVEYCTYALNHIEGCAHGCKFPCYAMMMAKRFGKIKTYEDWLRPKKISNIFAILEKEIEKYAGKVKCVHLSFMTDPFMYKHPMLNRYSLNVIYRLNKHGIYVTTLTKGICPKELADTKYFDTRNEYGITLVSLDEKFRKEFEPFAAPYKERIAALKYLHDCGCKTWVSMEPYPTPNLIAQDIRLILQEIAFVDKIVFGKLNYNVNSEKFQNNTDFYQEQAEVVINFCEQNGIEYHIKEGTIC, from the coding sequence TTGAAAATTCCAGTCGTACATCTTGATGGGACACCGCTCATGCCCTGTTCACCGGCTAAAGCCCGGAAACTGCTCAGGGCAGGCGCCGCACAAAAGAAATGGACCAGGGCCGGGGTGTTTTACATTCAACTAACTACCCCGACTGGAAAAAACACACAACCATTAATAATGGGCATTGACCCTGGAGCCAAATACGACGGAATATGCATTGCCAGCAGACGGCAGATGCAGATATCGGGAATGCTTGTAGTAAAAAACCGCATAGCCAAAAAGATGGAACAACGCAGGAATATGCGCAGAGCCCGGAGATGGCGAAATTGTCGGAGGCGACCAGAGCGATTTAATAACAGGACAAGGCCTGAAGGGTGGCTGCCGCCGTCAATCAAAGCCAGAGTAGATACCCGCATCGCACTTATCGACAGCCTGCTATCAATCTACCCGGTAACAGAATTTGCAGTAGAAGACACCAGGATTGACGGCAATAAACTCAAAAACAAAGACGGCAGGCAATACCTGACCTGGGTCATGACCGGCAAAACCAGGCTGTACAACCACTTAAAAGAAAAAGGTGGACTGACCCTGTACTTGCCGGAGCAAACAGTCCGGGCACGGGAAGTGTGCGGCCTTATCAAAACACCCGGGAAAGGCGAGCTGGTATTTACCTCGCAGGCAGTTGACGCCCTGGCTTTGTGCTGGCTAAAAGCAGGGACAGAAAACTTGTCTGTAATCAGCTTTATGGCCTGGCGCAGGCCGGAAATATCCAGGAGACAACTGCACCGGTTTGAGCCGGAGAAGGGTGGAAAAAGAAAGCCCTACGGTGGCAGTCGGGTTCTGGGTATACGAAAGAACACAGTTGTCTGGTATAGAGGAAAACTTTACCGGACAGGAGGTACCACCAAAGGCAGATTGAGCCTTCACTCTTACATAGATCGTAAAAAGCTACTCACCCCTAAGGGGCAGTTGTACAAATCTATAGGTGATGATGATACAGTATATTTTGATTGTATGCCGGAAGTGGCGCGAAAAACATTAATCAACTCCACAAAAGTAGAATATTGTACCTACGCTCTAAATCACATTGAAGGCTGCGCTCATGGCTGCAAATTCCCCTGCTATGCTATGATGATGGCCAAGAGGTTTGGCAAAATCAAAACATACGAAGACTGGCTGCGTCCCAAGAAGATAAGCAATATATTTGCCATATTAGAAAAAGAGATTGAAAAATACGCAGGCAAAGTTAAATGCGTCCACCTTTCGTTTATGACTGACCCGTTCATGTACAAGCACCCCATGCTTAACAGGTATTCCCTGAACGTAATTTACCGTCTCAACAAGCACGGAATATATGTCACAACACTGACCAAGGGCATATGTCCTAAAGAATTGGCAGACACAAAATATTTTGATACCAGAAACGAATACGGAATAACCCTGGTTTCGCTCGATGAAAAATTTCGGAAAGAATTTGAACCATTTGCTGCTCCCTACAAAGAGAGGATCGCAGCGCTTAAATACCTGCATGACTGCGGCTGCAAAACATGGGTGAGCATGGAGCCATATCCTACCCCAAATTTAATCGCTCAGGACATAAGGTTGATCTTGCAGGAAATAGCATTTGTAGACAAAATTGTTTTTGGTAAACTGAACTACAATGTAAATTCTGAGAAATTCCAGAACAACACTGACTTCTACCAAGAGCAGGCAGAAGTTGTGATCAACTTTTGCGAACAGAACGGGATTGAGTATCACATCAAAGAGGGTACAATATGTTAG
- a CDS encoding PrgI family mobile element protein yields MRRWPVAFDLSGHESLIGGFLTLQQLVFIMGGGLLAVASFIFPMVIAIPLAAMWILAGVYLAFGRLSRGRPAPEALWAWWRYRQSQKLWKGGVQ; encoded by the coding sequence GTGCGGCGCTGGCCGGTAGCGTTCGACTTGTCGGGTCATGAAAGCCTGATTGGCGGCTTTCTCACGCTTCAGCAGCTGGTATTCATCATGGGCGGCGGCCTCCTGGCTGTCGCCTCGTTTATTTTTCCTATGGTGATAGCTATACCGTTGGCGGCGATGTGGATTTTGGCAGGCGTTTATCTGGCGTTCGGGCGGCTCAGCAGGGGCCGTCCGGCTCCCGAGGCGCTGTGGGCCTGGTGGCGATACCGCCAGTCGCAGAAGCTCTGGAAGGGAGGGGTACAGTGA
- a CDS encoding IS110 family transposase, giving the protein MLKEIPHASYLLTIPGMSTVQVATIISEVGNLDNYNSARQLIKLAGLNLVENSSGNHKGQTQISKRGRAKLRCTLFRVALVLRIIFALGRKKITYDSGMVIPLSHPAMLNNNKPTAGKQAAA; this is encoded by the coding sequence ATGCTAAAAGAAATCCCCCATGCCAGCTACCTGCTGACCATACCCGGCATGAGTACCGTGCAAGTAGCAACCATCATCTCCGAAGTAGGCAACCTGGACAACTATAATAGCGCCCGGCAGCTAATCAAACTGGCCGGCCTGAACCTGGTGGAAAACAGCTCGGGTAATCACAAAGGACAAACCCAGATCAGCAAACGAGGCAGAGCAAAACTGCGCTGCACCCTCTTCCGGGTAGCCCTGGTGCTGCGCATCATCTTTGCCCTGGGACGCAAGAAAATAACCTACGACAGCGGTATGGTTATCCCCTTAAGTCACCCGGCAATGCTGAACAACAACAAACCAACAGCAGGTAAACAGGCCGCGGCATAA
- a CDS encoding VirB4 family type IV secretion system protein: MNLFRRKKAPEDPGHPDIPYDFPVTALAEPDAMCVYPEHIRLHNHYVRVYVVENIPRMVWLGWIEQLAIGGVVVASYLEPLPDREVISRLTKRETQAASQLILAQNRGHIARIPEYEQAVAELRALRTAVQVEQEAVFSAGHVVAVYGKDPEDLDQRCSYVQDVAARAGIFLRTATWEQAGAFRACLPLAIPPPVPLRTLTSGAASTCLPVVWAGEMHGSGILLGRNISTGAPVLLNRFFRRSTGAEKPNPHMFVSGAPGGGKSVTVRLLTLLEAEQGVKAFIIDPENEYVEFVRALGGQSIFLSPGQSSGMNLLDVGIEGGGRVGIISKVADVAAWLSAVYAHAGGQGLDMAAQAAIEEALRDTYTAAGITEDPATMVGPGGIYKPMPTLSDFAKRLAKLPAGRDVAQAMTPLLRGGSMGYFDCPTTVHLADTPVIGVHLKALSGDFPRLVAMFALLSWALGGFALRGSDAVKKSVVVDEAWMFLRYPAVAQHLEALARRGRKHGCALTIATQRFEEFAASPEGRAVIETCPIRLTLRQEDHAAQAAVDYFHLSGGCRDFLTTAQAGQGILVVDGRVSAVQVEPAPFEWDIVGTKVVERSTTPWLKPGACNGGSNASVD; the protein is encoded by the coding sequence GTGAACCTGTTTCGCAGGAAGAAGGCCCCGGAGGATCCGGGGCACCCTGACATTCCATACGACTTCCCGGTGACTGCACTGGCTGAACCCGATGCCATGTGTGTGTATCCAGAGCACATACGCCTGCATAACCACTATGTGCGGGTGTATGTGGTGGAGAACATTCCCCGCATGGTCTGGCTGGGGTGGATAGAGCAACTGGCCATCGGCGGTGTGGTAGTGGCTTCCTACCTGGAACCGCTGCCGGACCGGGAAGTGATCTCCCGGCTCACGAAGCGTGAAACCCAGGCTGCCAGCCAGCTCATCCTGGCCCAGAATCGCGGCCACATAGCCCGCATACCAGAATACGAACAGGCCGTGGCCGAACTGCGCGCCCTGCGCACGGCGGTGCAGGTGGAGCAGGAAGCCGTTTTCAGCGCAGGCCATGTGGTAGCAGTGTACGGGAAGGATCCTGAAGACCTGGACCAGCGCTGCTCCTATGTGCAGGACGTAGCAGCGCGGGCCGGTATCTTTTTACGCACGGCTACCTGGGAGCAGGCCGGAGCTTTCCGCGCCTGTCTGCCGCTGGCTATCCCGCCCCCGGTTCCGCTGCGCACCCTGACCAGCGGTGCGGCCAGCACCTGTCTGCCCGTGGTATGGGCCGGTGAAATGCATGGCAGCGGAATACTGCTGGGGCGAAACATCAGCACCGGTGCGCCGGTGCTTCTGAACCGGTTTTTCCGGCGCTCCACAGGCGCGGAAAAGCCGAACCCGCATATGTTTGTGTCAGGTGCACCGGGCGGTGGAAAGTCTGTCACCGTACGTCTTCTCACCCTGCTGGAAGCCGAGCAGGGGGTGAAAGCGTTCATTATCGATCCGGAGAACGAGTATGTGGAATTTGTGCGCGCCCTGGGTGGCCAGTCCATCTTCCTCTCTCCCGGCCAGTCGTCCGGTATGAACCTGCTGGATGTGGGAATCGAGGGGGGTGGCCGGGTGGGTATCATATCGAAAGTGGCCGATGTTGCGGCCTGGCTTTCGGCCGTATATGCTCACGCCGGCGGCCAGGGTCTGGATATGGCTGCCCAGGCCGCTATCGAAGAGGCGCTGCGGGACACCTACACCGCCGCCGGTATCACCGAAGACCCGGCCACCATGGTGGGGCCGGGGGGTATATACAAACCCATGCCTACACTGTCAGACTTCGCAAAACGGTTGGCCAAGCTCCCTGCCGGGCGGGATGTGGCGCAGGCTATGACACCACTGCTGCGGGGTGGCAGCATGGGATATTTTGATTGTCCCACCACCGTCCATCTGGCTGACACTCCAGTGATCGGTGTACATCTGAAAGCACTTTCAGGTGACTTTCCGCGTCTGGTGGCCATGTTTGCCCTGCTCTCCTGGGCGCTTGGGGGTTTTGCGCTGCGGGGTAGCGATGCGGTGAAGAAAAGCGTGGTGGTGGACGAGGCCTGGATGTTCTTGCGGTACCCGGCAGTGGCGCAGCACCTGGAAGCGCTGGCCCGCCGGGGCAGAAAACACGGTTGCGCTCTCACCATTGCCACACAACGTTTCGAGGAATTCGCTGCCAGCCCGGAAGGGCGGGCAGTGATCGAAACATGCCCCATCCGTCTCACACTCCGCCAGGAAGACCATGCCGCCCAGGCCGCGGTAGACTATTTCCACCTTTCCGGTGGGTGCCGGGACTTTCTGACCACCGCCCAGGCCGGCCAGGGTATTCTGGTGGTAGACGGCCGGGTGTCGGCAGTGCAGGTGGAACCGGCCCCGTTTGAATGGGACATAGTGGGCACAAAGGTGGTGGAACGGTCAACAACCCCGTGGCTAAAGCCAGGGGCTTGCAATGGCGGTAGCAACGCAAGTGTTGACTAG
- a CDS encoding DUF3825 domain-containing protein translates to MMSNIVGRENELFTFAYCPRFKKQLSKLASLAQKEVWDFKIESEQEPKFEILDNYIKHTFKRIKYEYDLLPEEKKHTKLCIEKDYACFNTGLYTENYEQIFAFFQKNQITDKQEWCLIGFFKESSDELVKFSKLPQRASYFQDISDLIFDYRCEVRIDLNHILDENRDRLPESLRDLSTLTGAVEIAKKRVAANYKLAIPQYYDGRIQLLIPLCSSNNECVALVIRKESEFYVGKTVLKVEWAYNNARLIARPESEWLKPMC, encoded by the coding sequence ATGATGAGTAATATAGTGGGCCGTGAAAATGAGTTATTCACGTTTGCGTATTGTCCAAGGTTTAAAAAGCAGTTAAGTAAATTAGCGAGTTTAGCACAGAAAGAAGTTTGGGACTTTAAGATTGAGTCGGAACAGGAGCCTAAGTTTGAGATTTTGGATAATTATATAAAACACACTTTCAAACGAATTAAATACGAGTATGATTTGCTACCAGAGGAGAAAAAGCACACAAAGTTGTGTATAGAGAAAGATTATGCTTGCTTTAATACAGGTTTATACACAGAAAATTATGAGCAAATATTTGCATTTTTCCAAAAGAATCAGATAACTGATAAACAGGAATGGTGTCTCATAGGTTTTTTTAAGGAAAGTAGTGACGAATTGGTAAAGTTTTCAAAACTGCCCCAGAGAGCGTCGTATTTTCAGGATATCTCGGACTTGATCTTCGATTATAGGTGTGAGGTACGAATAGATTTAAATCACATTTTGGATGAAAATAGAGATAGACTTCCAGAAAGTCTTCGCGATCTTTCAACTCTTACTGGGGCGGTTGAAATAGCTAAAAAAAGAGTAGCTGCTAATTATAAGTTAGCAATACCACAATATTATGATGGTAGAATCCAGCTTTTAATACCTCTTTGTTCATCTAATAATGAATGTGTTGCCTTAGTAATTCGAAAAGAAAGCGAATTTTATGTAGGGAAAACAGTATTGAAAGTTGAATGGGCTTATAATAATGCAAGGCTTATTGCAAGACCGGAAAGTGAATGGTTAAAGCCCATGTGTTAA
- a CDS encoding helix-turn-helix domain-containing protein produces MNYGERIRSLRKEKKLSAEKLGKLIGLSQSMISKLENDERKLDVQVLEAICQALGITMMDFFNIDNPLPPDIRRLVELAKQLTPRQRAILLAAAEEWAGQLNAEKGECSGGRNPE; encoded by the coding sequence ATGAATTACGGGGAGAGGATTCGTTCACTTAGAAAAGAGAAAAAGCTGTCAGCGGAAAAATTAGGCAAATTAATCGGTTTGTCACAATCAATGATAAGTAAGCTAGAAAACGATGAAAGAAAACTTGATGTACAGGTTTTAGAAGCTATCTGTCAGGCCCTTGGTATAACCATGATGGATTTTTTTAACATTGATAATCCCCTCCCCCCTGACATCCGCCGTCTTGTCGAACTGGCCAAACAGCTTACCCCCCGCCAGCGGGCGATTCTGCTGGCTGCCGCCGAAGAGTGGGCCGGCCAGCTCAATGCTGAGAAAGGAGAATGCTCCGGTGGAAGAAATCCTGAATAA
- a CDS encoding helix-turn-helix domain-containing protein, whose amino-acid sequence MAFSERLRQLRENKKISRDDLASHLGLSYWAISKYETGERTPDHTTLERIADYFGVSVDYLLGRNDNSRINRKLKLPPDIRKIARAGERMTPEQREKWLDIARVLFPEAFKDEENEKDT is encoded by the coding sequence GTGGCCTTTTCAGAACGTTTAAGACAACTTAGGGAAAATAAAAAAATAAGCAGAGATGATCTGGCAAGTCATCTGGGTTTGTCCTATTGGGCCATATCAAAATATGAAACGGGCGAACGCACACCAGATCATACCACCCTTGAGAGGATAGCAGACTATTTTGGCGTTAGCGTTGACTACCTCCTTGGCCGCAATGATAACTCACGTATCAACCGAAAATTGAAGCTTCCCCCTGATATACGCAAGATTGCCAGGGCTGGTGAGCGAATGACCCCAGAACAACGGGAAAAGTGGCTTGACATCGCCAGGGTACTATTTCCAGAGGCTTTCAAGGATGAAGAAAATGAAAAGGATACCTGA
- a CDS encoding helix-turn-helix domain-containing protein produces the protein MISKVFSMRLRQLRKANNLTLEQLGNAIGMRKSSLSDIENCKQPISFDAAIRIADFFDVSLDYLVGRSDDPRRR, from the coding sequence ATGATTTCTAAAGTATTCTCTATGCGACTCAGACAACTAAGAAAAGCTAACAACCTTACTCTCGAACAACTCGGTAACGCTATCGGAATGCGTAAAAGTTCGTTAAGTGATATTGAAAACTGCAAGCAACCGATCAGCTTTGATGCTGCAATCCGTATTGCCGACTTCTTCGATGTCTCCCTGGACTACCTGGTGGGCCGCTCCGACGACCCCAGGCGGCGGTAG
- the tnpA gene encoding IS66 family insertion sequence element accessory protein TnpA, with amino-acid sequence MTQAEREKLWEARIAEYRASGQTVREWCANNNIRPHRLWYSLSKVAISLNISSFQPFSIFMASIRSHIIVLVLIYGIRYQQYTRGFMDSRFRALMFSTF; translated from the coding sequence ATGACACAGGCCGAACGGGAAAAGCTCTGGGAAGCCCGCATAGCCGAATACCGGGCCAGCGGGCAGACCGTCAGAGAATGGTGTGCCAACAACAACATCAGGCCGCATCGCCTCTGGTACTCTCTCAGTAAAGTCGCAATATCTTTAAATATCTCGTCATTTCAGCCATTTTCAATTTTTATGGCGTCAATCAGGAGTCATATAATAGTATTAGTGTTAATATATGGTATTAGATATCAGCAATATACCAGGGGTTTTATGGATAGTAGATTTCGCGCACTGATGTTCTCCACTTTTTAG
- a CDS encoding zinc ribbon domain-containing protein, protein MLAWTPGWSFAASCTICGLVLHRDVNAARNILLLALSG, encoded by the coding sequence TTGCTCGCCTGGACACCTGGCTGGAGCTTTGCCGCCAGTTGTACAATTTGCGGGCTGGTGTTGCACCGGGATGTGAATGCTGCGCGAAATATTTTGCTGCTTGCTCTGTCAGGTTAG
- a CDS encoding helix-turn-helix transcriptional regulator has product MGCRHNLIKARKRKSLRQVDVARLIGLAKSTYCEIEHGHHNPSWEVAQRLERFFGIPAGELLAENDTEEN; this is encoded by the coding sequence ATGGGATGTCGTCACAATCTTATCAAAGCAAGAAAAAGAAAAAGCCTTAGACAAGTAGATGTTGCAAGGTTAATTGGTTTAGCAAAATCAACTTATTGTGAGATTGAGCATGGTCACCATAATCCTTCCTGGGAAGTAGCGCAGCGGCTGGAGCGCTTTTTCGGCATTCCGGCCGGTGAGTTACTGGCTGAGAATGATACAGAAGAAAATTAG
- a CDS encoding helix-turn-helix transcriptional regulator has protein sequence MIVTKLNISTSLYYKIEQGVRNPSLLLAKAIADSLGSTVDELFCAQ, from the coding sequence GTGATAGTCACCAAACTAAATATATCCACATCTCTCTATTACAAGATTGAGCAAGGCGTTCGTAACCCAAGTTTATTACTGGCGAAGGCGATAGCTGACAGCCTGGGTAGCACTGTTGATGAGCTTTTTTGTGCCCAATAA
- a CDS encoding DUF3854 domain-containing protein, with protein sequence MQAHRHPQEKFRRVSRARPCPICGRSDWCGYNSYLASCMRVAEGSFKSIQLSNGQIAYLHWLTQPDHAAENTQSRETNQATEQKTDLASVETRDRVYKDFLSLLGLYPQHRQVLLRRGLSESEIQVAGYKSTPQQAPWQICQRLIERGHNLKGIPGFYQKTGPRGVRYWTFDGRSGYFIPIRDQHGRIQALQRRMDDTTAGKYRLFSGHTDHGGCSCGTPAHIARPSRLQDHRIWITEGPLKADIAAGHLGAVVIGALSAQSWQPVLTAVMQLNAKEIVLAYDQDWKTNLRVYQAMATLRKELKKAGLAVNMANWDRQHKGIDDALVAGVAIRVTATRV encoded by the coding sequence GTGCAAGCACACCGCCATCCGCAAGAAAAATTCAGGAGAGTCAGCCGTGCCCGCCCCTGCCCCATCTGTGGCAGGAGCGACTGGTGCGGCTACAACAGCTACCTGGCCAGCTGCATGAGGGTGGCCGAAGGCAGTTTCAAGAGCATTCAACTGTCCAACGGCCAAATAGCCTACCTGCACTGGCTCACCCAGCCGGACCATGCCGCAGAAAATACCCAATCTAGAGAAACCAATCAAGCCACAGAACAAAAGACAGACCTCGCCTCAGTAGAAACACGGGATAGAGTATACAAGGACTTCCTCAGTCTCCTTGGCCTCTACCCTCAGCACCGGCAGGTTCTCCTGCGCCGGGGACTGAGCGAGAGCGAAATACAGGTGGCAGGCTACAAAAGCACACCACAGCAGGCACCATGGCAGATCTGCCAGCGCCTAATAGAGCGCGGTCACAACTTGAAAGGTATACCCGGTTTTTATCAGAAAACCGGACCGCGCGGCGTCAGATACTGGACATTCGACGGTCGATCCGGATACTTCATCCCCATCCGGGACCAACACGGCCGCATCCAGGCCCTGCAGCGGCGCATGGACGACACCACCGCAGGCAAATACCGCCTCTTCAGCGGCCACACCGACCATGGCGGCTGCTCCTGCGGCACACCGGCGCACATCGCCCGTCCCTCCCGGCTGCAGGACCATCGCATCTGGATCACCGAAGGGCCGCTGAAAGCCGACATAGCCGCCGGGCACCTCGGGGCAGTAGTTATAGGTGCCTTAAGCGCCCAATCCTGGCAGCCGGTGCTCACCGCGGTAATGCAACTGAACGCAAAAGAAATAGTCCTGGCATACGACCAGGACTGGAAAACCAACCTGCGGGTCTACCAGGCCATGGCGACTCTGCGCAAGGAACTGAAAAAAGCAGGCCTGGCCGTCAATATGGCCAACTGGGACCGGCAGCACAAAGGAATAGACGATGCCCTGGTGGCCGGTGTAGCCATACGGGTCACAGCTACAAGGGTCTAA